Proteins co-encoded in one Octopus sinensis linkage group LG6, ASM634580v1, whole genome shotgun sequence genomic window:
- the LOC115213220 gene encoding INO80 complex subunit E-like encodes MMPVSASSAATVTNTDNAIDHQVDYKRKYKNLKSKLKFLVYEQECFLEELRRAQRKLLKVSRDKNFLLDRLLSYENINDSSGDSDATASSESDIEINRESIVTKKKKTISSSSSSVGSSAAPVVTSPPSSSNLLGTDTSTLFVNPSFTNLLSQNPVLPSPLVTPENKKKTKTTIKKSTTKSSTPKAPEPQPERIAGQMTREELERHLESRQHSFGIEKAPAKLPMEILAMKTLILTVKQPRTLYI; translated from the coding sequence ATGATGCCTGTTTCCGCTTCCAGTGCGGcaacagtgacaaacacagataatgCAATTGATCACCAGGTTGATTACAAACGAAAATACAAGAATTTGAAAAGCAAGTTAAAGTTCTTGGTTTACGAACAAGAATGTTTCCTTGAAGAATTGCGAAGGGCCCAAAGAAAACTTCTGAAAGTTTCCAGGGACAAAAATTTCCTGTTGGATCGTCTATTATCATATGAAAATATCAACGACTCATCGGGCGACTCCGACGCGACAGCATCGAGTGAGAGcgacatagaaataaacagagaaagcattgtgacgaaaaagaaaaagaccattagcagcagcagcagtagtgttgGCTCCAGTGCAGCACCTGTGGTcacatctccaccatcatcatcgaatTTGTTAGGGACAGACACATCAACACTGTTTGTGAACCCTTCCTTTACAAACTTGCTGTCACAAAACCCTGTTCTGCCATCTCCCTTAGTCAcaccagaaaataaaaagaaaaccaaaaccacAATTAAAAAATCAACCACAAAATCAAGTACACCCAAAGCCCCTGAACCACAGCCTGAAAGAATCGCTGGCCAGATGACCCGGGAAGAACTAGAAAGACATTTGGAGTCTCGACAGCATTCTTTCGGAATTGAGAAAGCACCTGCCAAGTTACCAATGGAAATATTAGCAATGAAAACTCTGATCCTGACAGTGAAACAGCCCAGgacgttatatatatag